AAAAAAACTGAATGAACTGCTTAACTATACAGACCTAGTTCTATTAGACATCAAGCATACAGACACAACAAAACACAAGAACTTAACAGGAATGAAAAACGATCATATTTTAACCTTTGCTAAGTTCCTAGCAGAAAAAAACATCCCAGTATGGATTCGCCGCGTCCTTATTCCCGGTCTCACTAACGATGAACAGGAGTTAAACGAATTGAAGAACTTTATTGATCAATTAGGAAATATTGAAAAAGTTGAAATTCTACCATATCACCAAATGGGCGTTTACAAATGGCATCAACTCAATCTAGATTACCCGTTGTACGATGTTTCTCCCCCGTCTCAAGAGGAAGTAACACGAGCTGAATATATATTAGGTGTTTAGATAAAAAAACAGGCGACTTATTATCGCCTGTTTTTTAAGTTATTTTTTTGTAATAGTCCCTTGATGAAATGTCATTCTCCACCCGGATGCTTCCTATCTCCAAATCGAACTTCTTAATGTATGTTTATCCTTGTCTGGATGATACACACTAAAAGTTGTTAATACGATGTTTTGAGATAGCTCTCGTCCATCAAAATTAGATAAGATCATCTTTGGAATCTTCTCAGATGGTACTCGGTCTAAAACATTCTCTTTATAAAAATAGCTACCCGAGCTCCCAATCTCTTCAAAATCATCTGCAAGCAATTGATGTAAACGTTCTTGAGATTGCCTAACCTATTCATCATCATCCCCACTTTTTTTCTTAGCATATAATTTATCTGTAATTATGGAAAGGTACTTTTTCATTATTAAGAACCATGACTTTGTTAAATCTAGTGATAATTATTCCATAATAGCCCCATTATCTTGAAGACTTGGATTCGAGATAATCTGGGTAAGAGAAATGTTTCCGTTGTATTATTTAGAGAAAAGATGGGCCTGGAAATAGCTCGCTTTCCTGCGGCCCTACAGGATGTAGGGTCGTTCGACGTTGTCACACGATGTGACGGTTTGAGTCGAACTTCATCTGGATCGATTCGTCTCCTCGGGCCAAAATGCGGCCCTGTGGGGTCTCGACACATCCGTTTTTCCGCGGGAGTCTCGCCATTTCCAGGCCCATCTTTGCATTCGTTTGGTTTAACGGAAACATCGCCATTTGTTGTGGGTGTACACAAATGATATACGTTCTTCGTTAGGCAAATACATATCTTTTTGTGACAAAACACATTTTATTAAAAGATATCTTGGTTGTTCTGCAAAGCATAAATCTACGGGTACATCGCTCTTTCTGTGCGATCACCAAATTTATCTCGATTTCAAGTGTTCCAGATTATGCCTCGATTGTTGAAGACCTTTTCTTAATCAAAACTCAATCCTTACTCATACAAAAAAAATTGCTTAACATAACATTATAAAATCGACCAATTCTTGTTAATTTCAACATTTTACTTATAATGCTTCAACTTTCACAAATACTAAACCTACCAAATGACGAAAGAAGGGGTTTGTTCTATGCGTGTAGCTGATTTGCTTGTGAAATGTCTTGAACAAGAAGGAGTTGAATATATATTTGGAGTTCCTGGTGAAGAAAATATTGATTTAATGGATGCCTTACTTGATTCCAGTATTCAATTTGTGGTTACCCGTCATGAAACGAGTGCTGCATTCATGGCCGGCCATTATGGTCGCTTAACAGGTAAGCCCGGTGTATGTTTGGCTACGCTTGGCCCTGGTGCTACCAATTTATTAACAGGTGTAGCCAACGCAAACATGGATCAGTGCCCTATTGTTGCCATTACAGGTCAGGCTGGGTTAGATCGACAGCATAAAGTATCACACCAATACTATGATTTAGTATCCGTCTATGAACCAGTAACGAAGTGGAATACGCAAATCAAAAAAGCTGACATTGTGCCTGAAGTAGTACGAAAAGCTTTTCAGGTGGCTTCTGATGAAAAGCCTGGTGCTACCCATATTGATTTACCTGAAGATATCGCTGCCATGGAGATTGATGCATCCCTACTATCGATTCGCGAACATTATTTATCAATTGCATCACAGTCCGCAGTAAAGAATGCCGTAAGCTTAATAGAAAAAGCAAACTACCCAATCATTTTGGCAGGTATGGGAATCACTCGTGATCAAGCATCTGATTGTTTACGTTCATTTACAAATACACACCAAATCCCTGTTGTACAATCCTTTATGGGAAAAGGTGCACTTTCCTATGAAAATGAGTTGAGTCTCCTTACCGCAGGGCTTGGCGGAGATGATTATATTACATGTGGATTTAAGCAGGCTGACTTAATTATTTCAATAGGCTTTGATATGGCGGAATATCCACCAAAGAACTGGAACCCTGATGGTAAAACACCTATTTTGCATATCGACAGCCAAGAAGCAGAAACAGACTCTCACTACCCTGTTCACGGAAGTTTACTTGGTGATATAAGCTCCAATAT
This genomic stretch from Pontibacillus yanchengensis harbors:
- the pflA gene encoding pyruvate formate-lyase-activating protein yields the protein MKGRIHSIETCGTVDGPGLRYVLFLQGCLLRCQFCHNPDTWNINGGYEKDVDTIIEDIQDYLPYIQDHGGITVSGGEPLLQIDFLLELFKKCKKIGLHTTIDSSGGCFNQSPTFLKKLNELLNYTDLVLLDIKHTDTTKHKNLTGMKNDHILTFAKFLAEKNIPVWIRRVLIPGLTNDEQELNELKNFIDQLGNIEKVEILPYHQMGVYKWHQLNLDYPLYDVSPPSQEEVTRAEYILGV
- a CDS encoding acetolactate synthase large subunit, which produces MRVADLLVKCLEQEGVEYIFGVPGEENIDLMDALLDSSIQFVVTRHETSAAFMAGHYGRLTGKPGVCLATLGPGATNLLTGVANANMDQCPIVAITGQAGLDRQHKVSHQYYDLVSVYEPVTKWNTQIKKADIVPEVVRKAFQVASDEKPGATHIDLPEDIAAMEIDASLLSIREHYLSIASQSAVKNAVSLIEKANYPIILAGMGITRDQASDCLRSFTNTHQIPVVQSFMGKGALSYENELSLLTAGLGGDDYITCGFKQADLIISIGFDMAEYPPKNWNPDGKTPILHIDSQEAETDSHYPVHGSLLGDISSNINLLQESLPKKERDNSWVLPVREKALAELESFKDDTSFPLKPQKIINDLRDILNKDDIVISDVGAHKMWMARMYHCYEPNTCLISNGLASMGVAVPGAIGVKLVHPDKHVVAVCGDGSFQMTSAEMETAIRLQLPIVILLWRDEGYGLIEWHQKKAFNRSSHIDFGNPDFVKLAIAYGFEAFRIEKGEELKPTLEKAIERNKPVLIDCPVDYDENMKLTKKLGDISC